The nucleotide window CGACGAGCAGTGCCGCCGACTGGCGACCTCGGCGATCCCCCCCTGCGGCATCGCCGGCGGCCAGAGCAGCGAGCAGGCGTGACGCGAGGTCGCCGGACTCCTCCTCGAACGTCTCCGCCATCTGATCGACGACGTGGGGCCCCGTGAGGATGTTGCCCTGGCAGGCGTACCCGTCACCCGTGCGGCCTCCCGCCCAGTCGAAGCAGTCTGCACCCGTGAACGAGGCCGGCTGCCCGGAGGCGTCGATCATGCCGACCTGGCGAAGCTCACGCCTGTCATCGGCACTCGTCAACCTCTGAATCGTCGCTTCTGCCGACTCGCCGGACTCCATCGCCCGCAGTCCGTCCGGCCCGTACGTCACGTTCGCGTACGACTGGGTTGCGACGGCGCCGGCTCCTGCGCGAGCCCACGGAACGACCGATCCGACGGCCAGGAACTTCGACGCGACGGCCACGCCCCACTCCTGGGCCCTGGGGTCATGAGCAACGATCGAGAAAGTCATATGAGCGTCTTCGTTCTCGTGACGTTTCAGGGGAATAATCCCAGTCAAGCGTCACGAGAACGGGAGGACTATCCGAACTCGATGCCCTGGGCCAACGGCATCTCGCCGCTCCAGTTGATTGTGGTGGTCTGGCGGCGCATGTAGACCTTCCACGCATCCGATCCGGCCTCTCTGCCTCCGCCGGTCTCCTTCTCGCCACCGAACGCCCCGCCGATCTCGGCACCCGACGTACCGATGTTCACGTTGGCGATGCCGCAGTCGGAGCCCTCGTGAGAAAGGAACTTCTCCGAATTCATCACCGAGTCCGTGAAGATCGCCGATGACAGCCCCTGACGAACACCATTCTGAATCTCGATCGCTTCCTCGACAGAGGACACCGCGACGACATAGAGCAACGGAGCGAACGTCTCCTCTTGAAGGATCGGAGCATCTTTGGGCATTTTCATGATCGTCGGCTCGACGAAGTTCGCGCCGAGATCTTCCAGGCGATTGCCGCCGTAGAGCAGCTCCCCACCCTGCTGCTTGGCGAGATCGATCGCCGTAAGCATATTGAACACCGCTGTCTCGTCGACCAGCGGGCCCATCAAGATCCCCGGTTCGAGCGGGTCGCCAATCCGAACCTGGCGGTACGCGTCGACCAAACGTCTGGCGACTTCGTCGACCACTGCTTCGTGCACGATGAGCCGGCGAAGCGAAGTGCATCGCTGACCGGCAGTGCCGACCGCCGCGAACAGGGCGGCACGTGTCACGAGGTCCAGATCCGCATCGTCCATCACGATCATGGCGTTGTTGCCGCCAAGCTCGAGCAGCGACCTCCCCAGACGCTGAGCGACACCTACTGCCACCTTGTACCCCATGTCGCACGAGCCGGTCGCCGACACGAGCGGAACACGGGTGTCCTTGACCATGAGGTCACCGACGTCGGCTCCACTGCCGAACGCCAGGTTGAAGACCCCTTCGAATCCGCTTCCCTCCATCACCGAATGTGCGATGTTCGTCACGGCGATCGCGGTGAGTGGCGTCGAACTGGAAGGTTTCCACACGTTCGTGTCACCACAGACGGCGGCGATCAGCGCGTTCCACGACCACACGGCGGTCGGGAAGTTGAATGAAGAGATGATGCCGATCGGTCCCAGTGGATGCCACTGTTCGTACATGCGGTGTCTCGGCCGCTCCGACACCATGGTGACGCCGTACAGCTGGCGGGAAAGGCCGACTGCGAAGTCGGCAATGTCGACCATCTCCTGAACTTCTCCCTCACCTTCGGCAAGGATCTTGCCCATTTCCATGGTGACCAGCGCACCCAGAGCACTCTTCTTCTCTCGCAGCGCGTCGCCGATTCTGCGCACGTACTTTCCCCGCTCCGGCGCCGGGAGCATCCGCCAGCGCTTGAACGTCTCGACGGAATCCTGGATGACAGTCTCATAATCTTCAGCCGACGCACGGACCACCTTCGCGATCACCTCACCGGTCGCCGGGTTGACCGACTCCAGGGTCTTGCCGTGGGCCTGCCTCCAGCCGCTTGCGTAGACACCCGAGTTGACCTCGGATAGCCCGAGCGTTTTGAGAATCTCGTTCATGTCCGCCTCCCTCACCGGCTCGCCACAACTTCGATCTCGACCAGGAAACCACCGGGTAGCGCGGCAACCTCTACGGTCGCTCTGGCCGGCGGGTCACCCTCGAACCGCTTGCCATAGACATCGTTGACGATCGGAAAGTCGGCCATGTCGGCCAGGAAGATCGTCGTCTTCACCACGTCGGAGAACTCGAGGTCGATGTCGCCGAGAATCGCACCGATATTGGCCATGATCTGCCCGGTCTGGGCGGCCACATCGTCGGGCGCCCGTTCTCCGGTCGCCGGATCGATCGCAACCTGTCCGGAGATGAACACCAGGCCGCCTGCCTCCACGGCCACCGAATATGGTCCCAGTGCTCCTGGTGCGCTGGGTGTTTCGAGTACTCGCTTCGCCATGACTGCTCCTCGTCGCGTGTGGAATCAAGGCTACCTGCCCTGATTCTCGTCTCTGCCGGCAGGACCACGTACGGCCGGCATTGACGAGACTCAGTGAAGGTGCTCCGAAAGGAACCCGATGACCTCGCCGATCTGAGACTCGAACGACCCGAGATCACTGTGGCCTGCCCCCGGGATGATCAACACACGTCGTGTCGGCATACGCTCGGCGAGTTCATACACGTTGGAAACCGGGACGATCTGGTCGGCATCACCGTGCACGAGGAGCAGCGGGGCCTGTACGTGGCTGATCCGGTTGCGGGGGGCGATCTCATCGAAGTCGTAGCCGATGATGCGCTCAGTGGTGTGCAGGGCGAGGTTGGCCAGGGGCCGGGGAAGCACATCGAACGGCTTCGACGCTCCCATGAGTTCCCCGGGGTGTGCGAACGCGGAGAGCGAGACCACTGCACCGAGATCGTCCCTCCGGGAAGCAGCCAGGATCGAAGCGCCTGCGCCCACCGAGTGGCCGACGATGCCCACCGAGGTGACGTCGTCACGGGCAAGGAGCCAGTCGACGGCGACGTCGAGATCCTCGGCGAACCGCGGCATCGATGAGTGATCGTCGTGATCGCTCAGACCGTGATTACGTGCATCCACAAACAACGTGTGGAAGCCCGCCCGGTGCAGCGGTGGGGCGAATGGAAGCATCAATCCCGCGTTGCCTCCCCATCCGTGAAGGACGACCACGGCCGGAGCGGTGCCCTGTGTCGGGATGAACCATGCGTGCAACCGCTTACCTCCGGGACCGTCGAGCCACACCTCTTCTTCGGGCAGGTCGAGATCCTTCGGAGTCCGGGGAATTGGACGCTGCGGCGGTCGAAACGCGAATTTCAAGGCGGCAGGGAACGCGTACACCATGCCGATGGCGGCCAATGCAGGCACGAGAAGCTTTCGTTTCATCAGGATGATGGTAGGCATGGTTCAGATGACATCCGTCAGAGGTGGAGTTCGTATTCCGCATTCCGTATCTACGATGTCCTCGTGACCGAGGACCGGATTCTGACGGCGCTGCGCGGCGTGCTCGACCCAGAGCTCGGCGGCGACATCGTCGAGCTGGGGATGGTGCAGTCCGTCGACGCCCATCCCGACGGATCGGTCACCGTCGGCGTCGCACTGACCATCGCCGCATGCCCGATGCGTGATCGCATCGAGCAGGATGTGATCAGGAAGGTCTCCGCACTCGAAGGGGTGACGGACGTCAACGTGGAGACCCGCACGATGGACGCCGAGCAGCGCGCCCAGCTCATGGCCGTTGCCCGCCGACGGGCCCGCGACAACGCCGAGCCGACCAGCGTGAGCCCGCTGACCAGAGTCGTGGCGATCGGCAGTGGCAAAGGAGGCGTCGGGAAGTCCTCGGTCAGCGTCAACCTGAGCTTCGCTCTTGCCGACCTCGGCCACCGCGTCGGCCTGCTCGATGCCGACATCTGGGGGTTCTCGATTCCAAGACTCGTCGGCACCCAAGCACGGCTTTCGGCCGGAGAGGATCGCCTCATCGTTCCGGTGAACGTCTCGGATATCCAAGTGGTCTCCACCGGACTCATCGTCGAGTCCGAAGAGACGGCCCTCATGTGGAGGGGACTCATGCTCTCGAAGGCGCTCGAGCAGTTCCTCAACCAGGTCGCCTGGGCAGATGACCTCGGCTACCTCATCATCGACCTGCCCCCGGGCACCGGGGATGTGCAGATGGCGCTCTCACGCATGGTCCCCCAGGCGGAACTCGTCGTCGTCACAACCCCGCAGATCGCCGCCCAGAGGGTCGCAGCGCGCGCAGCCGATATGGCCCGGCGATCGTTTCTCCCGGTACTCGGTGTGATCGAGAACATGGCCGGTTTCACCTGCGAACACGGAACGACCTACGAGCTGTTCGGCAAAGGTGGCGGCCAGAGCCTGGCGGATGATCTCGGCGTGCCGTTGATCGGACAGATCCCCCTCGATCCACTGGTCGTTGCCGACGGCGATGCCGGCTTCCCGATCGTCCATGCTCACCCCGAGTCGCCGACCGCGGCGGCATTTCGAGGCGCCGCCACGCGACTCACCGAAGCCTTGCCACCGGCCGGGGACGAAACCTGCACTGGCCGGATCGCCCGCATCCTCGAGGATCTCGAAGACCCCCCGCGCTGACGCCTGCTGCCGGGATCCAGGGACTAGTCACTACGAGGGAAGTCACAACAGACCCCAGGTCGCGAGGGTCGATGGTCGATACTTCACACAGAACGTGCCTGACCGCTGGGAGGCGCACCGCACGAGCGCTGGGAGCACGAGGGCCGGCATTGCCGGCCCTCTTTTTCTTGCCCGCTCCTTCCTATCCGCAGAGTCCCTTCACCAACGGGTACGGGTTGACCGCGGCGCCGTGGTCGGGATGGAACTCGAAGTGGAGGTGCGGTAACCAGTCGGGAGCGTTTCCGGATGAACCGACATAGCCAATGAGTTCGCCCGTCGCGACGACCTGCCCGACATGGAGTCCATCCGCCCAGGCCTCGAGGTGGGCGTAGTAGTAGGAGTCACCCGAGTCCGAGTGCAGCCAGATGGTGATCCCCCCGAGACCCCCCTCCTTGAGCTGATAGATCGAACCGGACTCGATTGCCACGATGGGTGTCCCTCGTTCGGCCATCATGTCCACTCCCTCATGGGTCCGACCTCCCGAGCGGGCAGCACCCCACGTATCGCTGAACGTGGTGAACCCATCGATCGGACACGCTTGCGTGGCACCGGACGGCGGGACGGTGGTCGGGGTCGTAGTAGTGGTGGTAGTAGTGACAGGCGTGGTCGTGGTAGTGGCAGATGTCGTGGTAGTAGCGGATGTCGTCGTCGTCGTTGCTCTGCGGGCGGCTTCCTCGGCCGCCTTCCTCGCCGCTTCAGCTCGCCGCGCAGCTTCCTCGGCCGCCCGCCGAGCTTCCTCTTCGGCGCGCCGGGCCTTCAGCGCCTCGTATGTGATCTGGGCACTGGCGATCTTCTCGGAGAGGTCGGCGGCAAGCGCCTGCATGTTCTGGGTGACCGCGTCCTGGTCTAGACGAGCGATCTCGAGATCGGAGAGCTGGCGCTCGTATACGCCCTTGAGGATGTCCAGATCGTTGACGAGGCGCTGATCTGCCGATGCTGCCTCCTCGAGGTACCCATACCCCGGGCTCACGCCGCCGTCCAGCACCATCAGCGCGAACATCTCCGATCCGCGTGCATTCATGTACATCTCCACTGCTCGCTCCTGGACCTTGCGCGTCGCGAGGTTCACTTCGACTCGCGAGCTCGCCACCATGTGCTCCAGGGACGCCACCTGATCCTCCAACTCCGCGGACCTCGCCCATGCTTCCCCGTACTGGACGGCGAGCACTTCGACCTCTCGCCTCAACTGCTCGAGTTGACGGGCGGCGCTATCGAGATCTTCCTGATCGACATCCGCAAACGCCGGTGCCGCGAGCGCTATGACAAGCCCCACACTCGCTGCGACCCGGATCCAGCGCCTCATCGCGGTCTCACCGAGTCTGTTGCGACATCGAATCGCACGCTTCGGTCATCGTCGAGTTTGGTGAGATGGGCCCGCACCGCGACCCCGGCGAGAGGACGTAGCTCCGGATCGACTTGCGCGTAGATGTCTTCCACGATGGTCGCGACAGATGTCGCTCCCGATTGCACCGCAGCAAGAATCTGTCCCTCTCGCTCCAAGCGATGGGACAGATAGTCTGCGATGACCACCTGAGGATCGTGCATTGCCGCTCCATGCCCCGGATACAACGTACGCAGCGACAGTTCCTGCAACCTACGCAATGATGCCAGATAGGCGCTCATGTCCTCGACGAATACCGAAGAGCCACCCATGATGTGATCCCCGGTAAAGAGGGCGTCACCAGCCAAGTAACAGAGATGATCTGGGCTATGTCCCGGTGTTGCCACGACACGAACCTCGGCGCTCCCGAATGGAACAACGTCGTTATCGGACAGCGTCCGGTCCGGCTTGAATCGGGGGCCCGGTCCGAAGCCTGCAGTCGCGACACCCAAGTGTCTCGCAAGCGAGTTGGCGAGCGGCGCGTGATCGGAGTGCGTGTGAGTAACCAGCACCACGACCGGCGTGCGATCCCCGAGCGTCTCGAGGATCGCCGCGCGATGCTGCTCGTCGACGGGACCAGGGTCGATCACAAGCACCTCGCCACCGGAGGCAACCACATAGGTGTTGGTGCCTTCACCCGTATAGGGGCCGGGATTCGGAGCGAGGATGCGCTGGACTTTCACTCGCCTGCCTCCTCGTACCCGGAGTCGCCCGGCATGAGAATCCGAAGAGATCCTTCGTGTATCACGATACGAGGTTCGATCCGCGGTACGAAGGCCTGCCCTTCGGCAAAGGCCAGCACCTCCCGGGGATCCTCGTAGGCGCCAAGCAACTTCAGAGTTGCCACCGTCGGCGGAACCAGTGTCCACTTGCGTTCCCTGCGGTATGCAAGGGCATCATGGGGAGTCACCCAGATCGCCTCCGTCACTTCCGCCGCGTCCGGCGCAGCCTCGAGGCCGGCAGGCGCGTCGGTCACGAAGAACCGGGTATTGAACCGGCGAGGTTGCCCCTTCGGCGTCAGCCAGTTCGACAGATAGGCGAACCGCTTGGCGTCGAACACATACCCGTCATCGTCGAGGATCCCAAGAAGTCGCGATCCTTTGACACCCTTTGGGACGGCGGGCTGCCCGGGACCGGCAGGGATGATCACACCGGC belongs to Gammaproteobacteria bacterium and includes:
- a CDS encoding DUF1028 domain-containing protein, which produces MTFSIVAHDPRAQEWGVAVASKFLAVGSVVPWARAGAGAVATQSYANVTYGPDGLRAMESGESAEATIQRLTSADDRRELRQVGMIDASGQPASFTGADCFDWAGGRTGDGYACQGNILTGPHVVDQMAETFEEESGDLASRLLAALAAGDAAGGDRRGRQSAALLVVRQGGGYLSGSDVAVDLRVDDHRDPVTEMHRLMEIHRLLQPRPEDLEFVPIQAGLARVLRDALSERGYDCGSGSGYDMGLRQALFAWVGAENLEARWSDGPEIEQKVLEMLSSR
- a CDS encoding aldehyde dehydrogenase family protein, which gives rise to MNEILKTLGLSEVNSGVYASGWRQAHGKTLESVNPATGEVIAKVVRASAEDYETVIQDSVETFKRWRMLPAPERGKYVRRIGDALREKKSALGALVTMEMGKILAEGEGEVQEMVDIADFAVGLSRQLYGVTMVSERPRHRMYEQWHPLGPIGIISSFNFPTAVWSWNALIAAVCGDTNVWKPSSSTPLTAIAVTNIAHSVMEGSGFEGVFNLAFGSGADVGDLMVKDTRVPLVSATGSCDMGYKVAVGVAQRLGRSLLELGGNNAMIVMDDADLDLVTRAALFAAVGTAGQRCTSLRRLIVHEAVVDEVARRLVDAYRQVRIGDPLEPGILMGPLVDETAVFNMLTAIDLAKQQGGELLYGGNRLEDLGANFVEPTIMKMPKDAPILQEETFAPLLYVVAVSSVEEAIEIQNGVRQGLSSAIFTDSVMNSEKFLSHEGSDCGIANVNIGTSGAEIGGAFGGEKETGGGREAGSDAWKVYMRRQTTTINWSGEMPLAQGIEFG
- a CDS encoding reactive intermediate/imine deaminase (has endoribonuclease activity on mRNA), which encodes MAKRVLETPSAPGALGPYSVAVEAGGLVFISGQVAIDPATGERAPDDVAAQTGQIMANIGAILGDIDLEFSDVVKTTIFLADMADFPIVNDVYGKRFEGDPPARATVEVAALPGGFLVEIEVVASR
- a CDS encoding alpha/beta fold hydrolase, which encodes MKRKLLVPALAAIGMVYAFPAALKFAFRPPQRPIPRTPKDLDLPEEEVWLDGPGGKRLHAWFIPTQGTAPAVVVLHGWGGNAGLMLPFAPPLHRAGFHTLFVDARNHGLSDHDDHSSMPRFAEDLDVAVDWLLARDDVTSVGIVGHSVGAGASILAASRRDDLGAVVSLSAFAHPGELMGASKPFDVLPRPLANLALHTTERIIGYDFDEIAPRNRISHVQAPLLLVHGDADQIVPVSNVYELAERMPTRRVLIIPGAGHSDLGSFESQIGEVIGFLSEHLH
- a CDS encoding P-loop NTPase, which translates into the protein MTEDRILTALRGVLDPELGGDIVELGMVQSVDAHPDGSVTVGVALTIAACPMRDRIEQDVIRKVSALEGVTDVNVETRTMDAEQRAQLMAVARRRARDNAEPTSVSPLTRVVAIGSGKGGVGKSSVSVNLSFALADLGHRVGLLDADIWGFSIPRLVGTQARLSAGEDRLIVPVNVSDIQVVSTGLIVESEETALMWRGLMLSKALEQFLNQVAWADDLGYLIIDLPPGTGDVQMALSRMVPQAELVVVTTPQIAAQRVAARAADMARRSFLPVLGVIENMAGFTCEHGTTYELFGKGGGQSLADDLGVPLIGQIPLDPLVVADGDAGFPIVHAHPESPTAAAFRGAATRLTEALPPAGDETCTGRIARILEDLEDPPR
- a CDS encoding peptidoglycan DD-metalloendopeptidase family protein, giving the protein MRRWIRVAASVGLVIALAAPAFADVDQEDLDSAARQLEQLRREVEVLAVQYGEAWARSAELEDQVASLEHMVASSRVEVNLATRKVQERAVEMYMNARGSEMFALMVLDGGVSPGYGYLEEAASADQRLVNDLDILKGVYERQLSDLEIARLDQDAVTQNMQALAADLSEKIASAQITYEALKARRAEEEARRAAEEAARRAEAARKAAEEAARRATTTTTSATTTTSATTTTTPVTTTTTTTTPTTVPPSGATQACPIDGFTTFSDTWGAARSGGRTHEGVDMMAERGTPIVAIESGSIYQLKEGGLGGITIWLHSDSGDSYYYAHLEAWADGLHVGQVVATGELIGYVGSSGNAPDWLPHLHFEFHPDHGAAVNPYPLVKGLCG
- a CDS encoding MBL fold metallo-hydrolase; translated protein: MKVQRILAPNPGPYTGEGTNTYVVASGGEVLVIDPGPVDEQHRAAILETLGDRTPVVVLVTHTHSDHAPLANSLARHLGVATAGFGPGPRFKPDRTLSDNDVVPFGSAEVRVVATPGHSPDHLCYLAGDALFTGDHIMGGSSVFVEDMSAYLASLRRLQELSLRTLYPGHGAAMHDPQVVIADYLSHRLEREGQILAAVQSGATSVATIVEDIYAQVDPELRPLAGVAVRAHLTKLDDDRSVRFDVATDSVRPR
- a CDS encoding NUDIX domain-containing protein — encoded protein: MDLPHADQPIREASTVCVLRPGDRGLEVLMVRRATSSAFVGGAHVFPGGAVDAADRSDVARRIFGDDETSPWLSAAVRETAEEAGVIIPAGPGQPAVPKGVKGSRLLGILDDDGYVFDAKRFAYLSNWLTPKGQPRRFNTRFFVTDAPAGLEAAPDAAEVTEAIWVTPHDALAYRRERKWTLVPPTVATLKLLGAYEDPREVLAFAEGQAFVPRIEPRIVIHEGSLRILMPGDSGYEEAGE